The Megalobrama amblycephala isolate DHTTF-2021 linkage group LG18, ASM1881202v1, whole genome shotgun sequence genome segment gtggtgttttgacacatacatacaaaattCATATTACATTCGtagaataaaatcaaatgtttacAGTTTGTGTCAGgtatattaaatgattaaatgaacTTACCGCTTGGGAGGCATTCTTCACAAATGAAAAAGCTGGTTTAACAAGCAGGAGGAATCTTCAGTGTTGGCTTCACCCTTTGTCTTGAACTGAGTAACTGGTGCCTCTGAGGCTAACCTTTTGTTGACTGCTTTGCAGATTTTAAACCTTGACCTGATTGGTGTAAGGTGAATGGGCTAAAAACAGGATGAAAATGGGCCCATTTTAAACACAGCGACTCACCCCCACCAGCCTGGAAAGGTGTGAAAGTCAGCCTGTAAGCAGCACTTCATATGTGAATTTTGGAGTATGGTATAATTATCTAGTTTGAATACCTACTTAAAAGTTTCAAAAGTTGACCTGGAATGACcatcaagaaaaaaaagaaaaaaaaagttaaaccataaataaataaaataaaaaacttcaGGACATCTCATTTGTCAAAGTTTCTCCTAGTTTGTTATAAGACACACAGGTTTAACTTCTCCCCCCCCTTTTTTTATTAGGAGgtataaagttattttatttctgtaaaattCTACTCTATAATTTAtggtatttatgttttaaagcaCTGCCCCATTTCTACATGTTTTGGTGAGACCAGGATAAAATTCTGCCCAGGGGATTCATTGTTAACCTGGCCTCACTGAAGAGGGCAGATTTTCTACTGAATCATAGGCCTAGCTAAACATATATTGGTTCCTTTTTATATGTAGCACTTAATCCATCTTTATGACAACATGTCAATATACAAAATAAGATGTCCtaaattttttcttttatttatttattctttttttttttcttttattaggTTACCTCAAGTATAAAGTTCATTTTTGGGGTCAGACCAGGAGAAAATTCTCCCCAGGGGAGCattccaaaaatattttatacatttaataaatatattcttagtattgtttttttttttttttttttgtttttgttttttatatatctcTCAATATTTACAAGTGTGATTATTTTCCAGATGCTGGGTCCTCCCACCTGATAAACAACAGCAATCAACCTGGATGGTGTAAGGTGAATGGGCTAAAAACAGGATGAAAATGGGCCCATTTTAAACACAGCGACTCACCCCCACCAGCCTGGAAAGGTGTGAAAGTCAGCCTGTAAGCAGCACTTCATATGAGAATTTTGGAGTATGGTATAATTATCTAGTTTGAATACCTACTTAAAAGTTTCAAAAGTTGACCTGGAATGAccatcaagaaaaaaaaagaaaaagaaaaaaaaaagttaaaccataaataaataaaataaaaaaacttcaGGACATCTCATTTGTCAAAGTTTCTCCTAGTTTGTTATAAGACACACAGGTTTAACTTCTCCCCCCCCCCTTTTTATTAGGAGgtataaagttattttatttctgtaaaattCTACTCTATAATTTAtggtatttatgttttaaagcaCTGCCCCATTTCTACATGTTTTGGTGCAACCAGGATACAATTCTGCCCAGGGGATTCATTGTTAACCTGGCCTCACTGAAGAGGGCAGATTTTCTACTGAATCATAGGCCTAGCTAAATATATACTGGTTCCTTTATATATGTAGCACTTAATCCATCTTTATGACAACGTgtcaatatacaaaataaaatgttttattttatttatttattcttctttttttcttttattaggtgaaatgaaaatcaatacaAGTATAAAAACATTAACTATATATTCAATTTATTAATGCTGCTGGGGAAAGTGTTAATAATTTGACTTTATACTATTTTATTAACAAGATTAATCAAAGGTCACCGCAAGTATAAAGGTCATTTTTGGGGTCAGACCAGCAGAAAATTCTCCCCAGGGGAGCattccaaaaatattttatacatttaataaatatattcttagtattgttttttttttgttttttttttgttttttatatatctcTCAATATTTACAAGTGTGATTATTTTCCAGATGCTGGGTCCTCCCACCTGATAAACAATAGCAATCAACCTGATTGGTCTGCTTGACGATGACATCACACAACTGGGGGTCTATACATACTGCAGGTTGTGAATCACACATTTACTTTGATTTCAAATCAGACTACGGATACCACCTTTTGACTTTTGCAAGGACATCTTGAACTTTTAAGTTGAAACTTGAAAATGGCATCAGAATCCAACATGTAAGTTCAAATTTATTTTCTCTACTTGATTTTTTTCCTATTTGTGTTGTGTCTGATCCAAACTTTTTTCCAGGTTATTGCCACGTTCTTGTTATATGCTGTTATTTGCCtatttgtttgttattgttatatGCCAGTTGACATAGTACGGataaaaacatgataaaacTAATCTTGatcaaattgtgaaaaaaactAAAGGATAGGTTTCCCTCTTTGTttttctacactgtaaaaaaagaaaagttgacTTAACCTACAATTATAAGGCAACTTCCtgcacagcttttttttttttttttttttagtttactcAACTCTAACATCAGTTAAATAAACTCTATACTTGAGTAAACTCAAAAAAGCTGTGCATCAAGTTGCCTTATAATTAAGTTAAgtcaacttttctttttttttagtaagaCTTGTTTCTCACTCCTAAAACTAAAATAGGTCAAGGGTTAGGTGTGAATTGGTCAGCCACTTTAGCACACACAATAGCCTCTGTGGTAAGAAGGCTGAAAAACTGGTTCTGGTAGTATTACAGTAGCTTTATATGATAAGTTTTGCTGGTTAAGGGTCACATCAGGCCTCTGTGTTAAGAATGCTCTGTcttcattcattttcacatttgtaATCTTTGGTGTGTCTGCTTTGTCTCACAGGCAGAAATCTGACCGTCGCATTGTTCACTGCCTGCTGTGTGAAAAACCACAGGACATGCTGACGACGCACCTGAGTAGGGTCTGCATGAAACACAGCACGCCCGAAGAACGTCTGGAGGAGGCGAACAGGGCCAAGGAGTCCACCAAGGCGTGGACACGGGAAGCCAGAAACTGGGACTACAAGGAGATGGTTAAACGTTACCCCCACAGACCATCTAGGCTGGCTCTTCTGGAAGAGCTGCGCCAAAGAAAGTTTTTCGTGGCCAACGCTCCTAACCAGGCAGACCTGGAACCCGAAGAACCGTCCAGCAGCACAGCTGACCTTCCCACAGCCAGTGGCCTTTCTGCAGCAGCCGGTGGCAGCTCTGAAGCGGCTGGTGTCAGCTCTCAAGCGGCTGGTGGTGTCTTGGTTTCGGAGGAAAGCAGCTCTGAAGGCAGCACCACCGATCCAAGTGACAAAACATGGCAAAGGTACGTTTTAAACCTCACACACATCAGTGCAAAAACTGTGAACAAACTGTAAGGTTGCTTTGAGCTAATTTTCTTCTGTCTGTATTTTTCTTTCAGAGATCAAGCGCAGCCGAGCGCAGGTGTCCGGGTCAAAATGATGAGCATGGGGCTCTATCAAAAATTCCCTGCAGAAGAGGCCATGTTACAAGACTTCAAGGGCTACTTGATTAACACCCTGCAGGTCCCAAACTGCCAGCAAGTGGTAAGATGCATCCCATTTCTGTTTCTTTT includes the following:
- the LOC125252888 gene encoding uncharacterized protein LOC125252888, producing the protein MASESNMQKSDRRIVHCLLCEKPQDMLTTHLSRVCMKHSTPEERLEEANRAKESTKAWTREARNWDYKEMVKRYPHRPSRLALLEELRQRKFFVANAPNQADLEPEEPSSSTADLPTASGLSAAAGGSSEAAGVSSQAAGGVLVSEESSSEGSTTDPSDKTWQRDQAQPSAGVRVKMMSMGLYQKFPAEEAMLQDFKGYLINTLQVPNCQQVIDNVSRMLRYIQPSGDKVTLDFLLKSTETKDFLTQLRRADMGPATILNYIKNMIRFVQYLKTHLNLVAADPDFYRKCQAYIDLLTSLRKPVSKSNSKVTCKIRYERFIEGEKSLQECQAVLRKAKKDMLSVYGRMLEGDHVASEEKTIFHYYCEAILILGHFQRPGAVEGLTVSGLVFVGASA